From Kineosporia succinea, the proteins below share one genomic window:
- a CDS encoding GGDEF domain-containing protein — MTGSTSGPAPAARAGREALARLRSRLAVVLAVVTLVPLLAGALLLGLIAPAHARSSAVTAATRDADAAAVALAASCDTVRSSTRVAAGEIAAYATRNGGVLDRPAAETLAARAVARRPGSAVAVYGPDSEVLATSGPAAGRAVAASIGSEFSSVSPSCSAGRAGATGDAAGLTEISPVLINPAGTTAKVGVATVVTWLPLDQAALGVLRTKLSTTGQLSVLPARGQTVVLATSGDREALAGLLRTLPSAGQQSGTHGGLGYRLTDTGTGLPYRVLATDPIGGTGLRVAGWALLAGALALLIPLWIVLMRLTRPVTQELSAAGDQLRAGRMALADSLDRFGEALAHTHDLNELLATVSGTALSGTDAAAALVLLVTDERDLTAGTGGTAQAAGTGGAGDRRAADRSAGGTGDRLSVRSETGRADAAGDEARGLLPAFAEQHFAELIENSQTSQVFAEPELFHLPGAGPVAVIGIGVDVLPADSTAERGPARRRLIGVLVVARGEGAAAFDALHLTRLRALAGQTGTAITNIRRYQEVRRLSMTDTLTGLGNRAQLVGALSREIAAASRGDGVLTVLMLDIDHFKSVNDTWGHGFGDIVLRDFAGRLLACVREADTVARYGGEEFVVLLRDTDAEGGCRVAERVLNAARSRPFEDADVSQPVTVSIGVAAYPRDGRSADDVLQAADSALYAAKRDGRNRWRVAEPLHNAPIPSLPG; from the coding sequence ATGACCGGGTCGACGAGCGGGCCGGCTCCCGCCGCCCGGGCGGGCCGGGAGGCACTGGCCCGGCTGCGGTCGCGCCTCGCCGTGGTGCTGGCCGTGGTGACCCTGGTGCCGCTGCTGGCCGGCGCCCTCCTGCTCGGCCTGATCGCCCCCGCCCACGCCCGCTCATCCGCCGTCACCGCCGCCACCCGCGACGCCGACGCCGCCGCGGTGGCGCTGGCCGCGAGCTGCGACACGGTGCGCTCGAGCACGCGGGTCGCGGCCGGCGAGATCGCCGCCTACGCCACGCGCAACGGCGGTGTCCTCGACCGCCCGGCCGCCGAGACCCTCGCCGCGCGGGCCGTGGCCCGCCGGCCGGGCAGCGCCGTGGCCGTGTACGGGCCCGACTCCGAGGTGCTGGCCACGTCCGGCCCGGCCGCCGGGCGTGCCGTCGCGGCCAGCATCGGCAGCGAGTTCAGTTCGGTCAGCCCGTCGTGCTCGGCCGGCCGGGCCGGGGCCACCGGCGACGCGGCCGGGCTCACCGAGATCTCCCCGGTGCTGATCAACCCCGCCGGCACCACCGCCAAGGTCGGCGTCGCCACCGTCGTCACCTGGCTCCCCCTCGACCAGGCCGCGCTCGGCGTCCTGCGCACCAAGCTCTCCACCACCGGCCAGCTCAGCGTGCTGCCCGCCCGCGGCCAGACCGTGGTGCTGGCCACCAGCGGCGACCGGGAGGCCCTCGCCGGTCTGCTGCGCACCCTGCCCTCCGCCGGTCAACAGTCCGGCACCCACGGGGGTCTCGGCTACCGGCTCACCGACACCGGTACCGGCCTGCCCTACCGGGTGCTGGCCACCGACCCGATCGGCGGCACCGGGCTGCGGGTGGCCGGCTGGGCGCTGCTGGCCGGTGCTCTGGCCCTGCTGATCCCGCTCTGGATCGTGCTGATGCGCCTGACCCGCCCGGTCACCCAGGAGCTCTCGGCCGCCGGTGACCAGCTGCGCGCCGGGCGCATGGCCCTGGCCGACAGTCTCGACCGGTTCGGCGAGGCGCTCGCGCACACCCACGACCTGAACGAGCTGCTCGCCACCGTCTCCGGCACGGCGCTGTCCGGCACCGACGCGGCCGCCGCCCTCGTGCTGCTGGTGACCGACGAGCGTGACCTGACCGCCGGCACCGGCGGCACTGCTCAGGCCGCCGGAACCGGTGGGGCGGGTGACCGCCGGGCCGCCGACCGGTCGGCCGGCGGCACCGGTGACCGCCTGAGCGTGCGGTCGGAGACCGGCCGTGCCGACGCCGCCGGCGACGAGGCGCGGGGCCTCTTACCAGCCTTCGCTGAGCAGCACTTCGCCGAACTCATCGAGAACTCACAGACATCACAGGTTTTCGCCGAGCCGGAGCTGTTCCACCTGCCCGGTGCGGGCCCGGTCGCGGTCATCGGTATCGGGGTCGACGTGCTCCCGGCCGACAGCACCGCCGAGCGGGGCCCGGCCCGGCGCCGGCTCATCGGGGTGCTCGTCGTGGCCCGCGGCGAGGGGGCGGCCGCGTTCGACGCGCTGCACCTGACCCGGCTGCGGGCACTGGCCGGCCAGACCGGCACCGCGATCACGAACATCCGCCGCTACCAAGAGGTTCGGCGGCTCTCGATGACCGACACGCTCACCGGCCTGGGCAACCGCGCCCAGCTCGTCGGGGCGCTGTCCCGGGAGATCGCGGCGGCCAGCCGGGGCGATGGTGTGCTCACCGTGCTGATGCTCGACATCGACCACTTCAAGTCCGTCAACGACACCTGGGGCCACGGCTTCGGCGACATCGTGCTGCGCGACTTCGCCGGCCGGCTGCTCGCCTGTGTGCGCGAGGCCGACACGGTGGCCCGCTACGGCGGCGAGGAATTCGTGGTGCTGCTGCGTGACACCGACGCCGAGGGCGGCTGCCGGGTCGCCGAACGGGTGCTCAACGCCGCCCGGTCAAGGCCTTTCGAAGATGCGGACGTCAGCCAGCCGGTTACGGTCTCGATCGGGGTCGCCGCCTACCCGCGTGACGGTCGCTCGGCCGAC
- a CDS encoding 5-formyltetrahydrofolate cyclo-ligase, whose protein sequence is METDGTEVVQAQPGKPVNPGEPPRPTQQPVEQPVEQVPGVERAREAKQALRRRVRRSRAARTGEQKRADEVSLTRRVLTHEAVRRASTIAVYASLPDEPGTGELRAALHREGVRVLLPVVVEGEGPPTLDWALDTGPLATTGVLELPEPTGERLGPDAVTQADVLLIPALAVDTSGVRMGRGRGYYDVALARFRDLRPNATVIALVHDDELLDASTTPVPAEPHDRRVDAVITPRRSLSSRA, encoded by the coding sequence GTGGAGACGGACGGGACCGAAGTCGTTCAGGCGCAGCCGGGCAAGCCGGTCAACCCCGGCGAACCACCGCGGCCGACCCAGCAGCCGGTCGAGCAGCCGGTCGAGCAGGTGCCCGGGGTCGAGCGGGCGCGGGAGGCCAAGCAGGCCCTGCGGCGCCGGGTGCGCCGGAGCCGGGCCGCGCGCACCGGCGAGCAGAAACGGGCCGACGAGGTGAGCCTCACCCGACGGGTGCTGACCCACGAAGCCGTGCGCCGTGCGTCCACCATTGCCGTCTACGCCTCGCTGCCCGACGAGCCGGGCACCGGCGAACTACGCGCGGCGCTGCACCGCGAGGGCGTGAGGGTGTTACTGCCGGTGGTGGTGGAGGGCGAGGGACCGCCCACGCTGGACTGGGCCCTGGACACCGGGCCACTGGCGACCACGGGCGTCCTCGAGCTCCCCGAACCCACCGGGGAACGGCTGGGACCGGACGCGGTCACCCAGGCCGACGTGCTCCTGATCCCGGCCCTGGCGGTGGACACCAGCGGTGTCCGGATGGGCCGCGGCCGCGGCTACTACGACGTGGCCCTGGCCCGGTTCCGCGACCTCAGGCCGAACGCCACGGTCATCGCTCTGGTGCACGACGACGAACTGCTCGACGCGTCCACCACCCCGGTGCCGGCCGAACCGCACGACCGGAGGGTGGACGCCGTCATCACCCCGCGAAGGAGCCTCAGCTCGCGGGCTTGA
- a CDS encoding penicillin acylase family protein yields MPGLTGSASVIRDDLGVPQIYADNAADLFRVQGYVNAQDRFFEMDLRRHITAGRLSELVGANDDALTADKLVRTLGWRQVAEKEYASAPDTTKAYLDAYAAGVNAYIHERSKSELSISYTVLERKNDLADIEPWTPADSLAWLKAMAWDLRSNYDEELDRARAINVVRNADRVKQLFPDYPFDEHSTIIDGEAAAGNQPGSGSKTETGRGTETPGDTGGATPGATGTPDAGASPSPSTTNPSSPSAGASPDDASASLVPKGTGTRTQRSADDETTTSSGSAANVSDVYTSDAAQEALSAASDALASLPSVLGDSNEGNGSNSWVVAGDLTESGLPLLANDPHLGVSMPGIWTQVGLHCNTVSEECPFDVAGYGFAGLPGVVIGHNARISWGLTNLAPDVSDFYLEKVSGETYEQDGKALKLTTRTETIKVAGGDDVTITVRSTKHGPLVSDVLPDVAEAGKTSPVPGEKVLRSTVYQVALNWTALRPGTAMDAILDLNVAGDFTEFRKAVLKLDSPAQNVIYADVDGNIGYQAPGRIPVRGSGDTQNQKVPADGTWPMIGWDSRYDWTGYVKKTDLPWVENPKDGYIIAANQAVTGPDGTAQITGDWDYGYRSERIKDLIEKAHAEHPLTVDDMRAVQTDTYNSIAALLVPMLLEQTTDEFTQSGVDLLKDWDFEQPTDSAAAAYFNTVWAKLLDLTFSDELPEGFKPDGGDRWFEVVSQLLEDPKDEWWDDGRTDDVVETRDEVLRRALTSARLELTQRLGKDPSKWRWGKLHRVTLEQTPLGGDDVPKLIRKLVNKGPYEAPGGSSIVGAFSWDASAGDFSVTAAPSMRMIVDLSNLDNSRWVGQSGISGHPWDKHYDDQLDAWIEGRDYAWAFTADAVKAAKDEQQTFKPAS; encoded by the coding sequence ATGCCCGGCCTCACCGGCTCGGCCAGCGTCATCCGCGACGACCTCGGTGTGCCGCAGATCTACGCCGACAACGCCGCGGACCTCTTCCGGGTCCAGGGCTACGTCAACGCGCAGGACCGCTTCTTCGAGATGGACCTCCGCCGCCACATCACGGCGGGCCGTCTCAGCGAGCTGGTCGGCGCGAACGACGACGCCCTGACCGCCGACAAGCTGGTGCGTACCCTCGGCTGGCGTCAGGTGGCCGAGAAGGAGTACGCGTCGGCCCCCGACACCACCAAGGCCTACCTCGACGCCTACGCGGCCGGGGTGAACGCCTACATCCACGAGCGTTCCAAGTCCGAGCTGTCGATCAGTTACACGGTGCTCGAGCGCAAGAACGACCTCGCCGACATCGAGCCGTGGACCCCCGCCGACTCGCTGGCCTGGCTCAAGGCGATGGCCTGGGACCTGCGCAGCAACTACGACGAGGAGCTCGACCGGGCGCGCGCCATCAACGTGGTGCGCAACGCCGACCGGGTCAAGCAGCTCTTCCCGGACTACCCGTTCGACGAGCACTCCACGATCATCGACGGCGAGGCCGCGGCGGGTAACCAGCCCGGTTCCGGCAGCAAGACCGAGACCGGCCGCGGCACCGAGACCCCGGGCGACACCGGCGGTGCCACGCCCGGCGCCACCGGCACGCCCGACGCGGGCGCCTCACCCTCCCCGTCGACCACGAACCCCTCGAGCCCCTCGGCCGGCGCCAGCCCCGACGACGCGTCGGCCTCGCTGGTCCCGAAGGGGACCGGAACGCGAACCCAGCGTTCCGCGGACGACGAGACCACCACGTCCTCAGGCAGTGCCGCCAACGTGAGCGACGTCTACACCAGTGACGCCGCGCAGGAGGCCCTCTCGGCCGCCAGCGACGCGCTCGCCTCGCTGCCGAGCGTGCTGGGCGACAGCAACGAGGGCAACGGCTCGAACTCCTGGGTCGTGGCCGGCGACCTGACCGAGAGCGGTCTGCCGCTGCTGGCCAACGACCCGCACCTGGGCGTCTCGATGCCGGGCATCTGGACCCAGGTCGGCCTGCACTGCAACACCGTCTCCGAGGAGTGCCCGTTCGACGTGGCCGGTTACGGCTTCGCCGGACTGCCCGGCGTGGTCATCGGCCACAACGCCCGGATCAGCTGGGGCCTGACCAACCTGGCGCCCGACGTCTCCGACTTCTACCTGGAGAAGGTCAGCGGCGAGACGTACGAGCAGGACGGCAAGGCCCTCAAGCTCACCACCCGCACCGAGACGATCAAGGTGGCCGGCGGCGACGACGTCACGATCACCGTGCGCTCCACCAAGCACGGCCCGCTGGTCTCGGACGTGCTGCCGGACGTCGCCGAGGCGGGCAAGACCTCACCCGTGCCGGGCGAGAAAGTGCTGCGCAGCACCGTTTACCAGGTGGCGCTGAACTGGACCGCTCTGCGGCCGGGCACCGCGATGGACGCGATCCTCGACCTGAACGTGGCCGGCGACTTCACCGAGTTCCGCAAGGCCGTGCTGAAACTCGACTCCCCGGCGCAGAACGTGATCTACGCCGACGTCGACGGCAACATCGGCTACCAGGCGCCGGGCCGGATCCCGGTGCGCGGCAGCGGTGACACCCAGAACCAGAAGGTGCCCGCCGACGGCACCTGGCCGATGATCGGCTGGGACTCGCGCTACGACTGGACCGGCTACGTCAAGAAGACCGACCTGCCCTGGGTGGAGAACCCGAAGGACGGGTACATCATCGCCGCCAACCAGGCCGTCACCGGCCCGGACGGCACCGCGCAGATCACCGGCGACTGGGACTACGGCTACCGGTCGGAGCGCATCAAGGACCTGATCGAGAAGGCGCACGCCGAGCACCCGCTCACGGTCGACGACATGCGCGCGGTGCAGACCGACACCTACAACTCGATCGCCGCGCTGCTGGTGCCGATGCTGCTCGAGCAGACCACCGACGAGTTCACCCAGTCCGGCGTGGACCTGCTCAAGGACTGGGACTTCGAGCAGCCGACCGACTCGGCCGCGGCGGCGTACTTCAACACCGTCTGGGCCAAGCTGCTCGACCTGACGTTCTCCGACGAGCTGCCCGAGGGCTTCAAGCCGGACGGCGGTGACCGCTGGTTCGAGGTGGTCAGCCAGCTGCTGGAAGACCCCAAGGACGAGTGGTGGGACGACGGCCGCACCGACGACGTGGTCGAGACCCGCGACGAGGTGCTGCGCCGCGCGCTCACCTCGGCCCGCCTGGAACTGACGCAGCGTCTGGGCAAGGACCCGTCGAAGTGGCGCTGGGGCAAGCTGCACCGGGTCACGCTGGAGCAGACCCCGCTGGGCGGCGACGACGTGCCGAAGCTGATCCGCAAGCTCGTCAACAAGGGCCCGTACGAGGCCCCGGGCGGCTCGTCGATCGTGGGTGCGTTCTCGTGGGACGCCTCGGCCGGTGACTTCTCGGTGACCGCCGCGCCGTCGATGCGGATGATCGTCGACCTGTCCAACCTCGACAACAGCCGCTGGGTGGGGCAGTCCGGCATCTCCGGTCACCCCTGGGACAAGCACTACGACGACCAGCTCGACGCCTGGATCGAGGGCCGCGACTACGCCTGGGCCTTCACCGCCGACGCGGTCAAGGCGGCCAAGGACGAGCAGCAGACGTTCAAGCCCGCGAGCTGA
- a CDS encoding potassium/proton antiporter, translating to MTIEQLNLALLAGPAVLLVAVVAVRLSTGTGLPSLLLYLALGLVIGEGGFGLQFEDAELTSVLGYAALVLILAEGGLTTRWSTIKPSVAPAALLATVGTTVSVAVAGTGAHYVLSLDWPLALLLGAAISSTDAAAVFSVLRRVPLPPRLVGMLEAESGFNDAPVVIMVIALTEVAHGTAHHSIGYLLYEAGFELVVGTAMGLGIGALGAYALRQVALPSSGLYPIAVFAFAIGAYGAAATIHASGFIAVYLCSLVIGNSRLPHGVAVRGFAEGLGWIAQIGLFVMLGLLASPERLPAAMGPALVIGLVLLLVARPLSVLTSVSWFGLSIRDQVFLSWAGLRGAVPVVLAAVPLAQGVANSRELFDIVFCLVLIFTLVQAPTLPWVAKRLGLSGDSPTVGLEVESVPLGAQDADVLECKVSRGSRLHGVEIFELRLPTGANVTLILRDGEAIVPDSRTALRHGDDLIIVTPAGVRAATEDRLKAVSAGGKLSGWHDKEKRTLVAGSPVTTGPRPGFPPDAPGVSGVPGAARALARRLRPGARREDPDARRR from the coding sequence TTGACGATTGAGCAGCTCAACCTGGCGCTGCTCGCCGGTCCGGCTGTTCTGCTGGTCGCCGTGGTCGCGGTGCGACTCTCCACGGGCACCGGCCTACCGTCACTTCTTCTTTACCTGGCGCTCGGTCTCGTCATCGGCGAGGGCGGCTTCGGGTTGCAGTTCGAGGACGCCGAACTCACCTCGGTCCTCGGTTACGCGGCACTCGTCCTCATCCTGGCCGAGGGTGGGCTCACCACCCGCTGGTCCACGATCAAACCCTCCGTGGCCCCGGCCGCCCTTCTCGCCACCGTGGGCACCACCGTCTCGGTGGCCGTCGCCGGCACCGGTGCCCACTACGTCCTCAGTCTCGACTGGCCGCTCGCCCTGCTGCTGGGCGCCGCGATCTCGTCCACCGACGCGGCCGCCGTGTTCTCGGTGCTGCGCCGCGTGCCGCTGCCGCCGCGCCTGGTCGGCATGCTCGAGGCCGAGTCGGGCTTCAACGACGCGCCGGTCGTCATCATGGTCATCGCGCTCACCGAGGTCGCGCACGGCACGGCCCACCACAGCATCGGATACCTGCTCTACGAGGCCGGGTTCGAGCTCGTCGTCGGCACCGCCATGGGCCTGGGCATCGGGGCGCTGGGCGCCTACGCGCTGCGCCAGGTGGCCCTGCCCTCGTCGGGCCTCTACCCGATCGCGGTGTTCGCCTTCGCCATCGGCGCCTACGGGGCCGCCGCCACGATCCACGCCTCCGGCTTCATCGCGGTTTACCTGTGCTCGCTGGTGATCGGGAACTCCCGGCTGCCGCACGGGGTCGCCGTGCGCGGCTTCGCCGAGGGCCTGGGCTGGATCGCGCAGATCGGCCTGTTCGTGATGCTCGGGCTGCTCGCCTCGCCCGAGCGGCTGCCCGCCGCGATGGGCCCGGCCCTGGTGATCGGGCTGGTGCTGCTCCTGGTGGCCCGGCCGCTGTCGGTGCTGACGTCGGTGTCCTGGTTCGGCCTGTCGATCCGCGACCAGGTGTTCCTGTCCTGGGCCGGGCTGCGGGGCGCGGTGCCGGTCGTGCTGGCCGCGGTCCCGCTCGCGCAGGGGGTGGCGAACTCCCGCGAGCTCTTCGACATCGTCTTCTGCCTGGTGCTGATCTTCACGCTGGTGCAGGCGCCGACCCTGCCCTGGGTGGCGAAACGGCTCGGCCTGAGCGGAGACTCCCCCACCGTCGGCCTCGAGGTGGAGAGCGTGCCGCTCGGGGCCCAGGATGCCGATGTGCTGGAGTGCAAGGTCAGCCGAGGCTCCCGGCTGCACGGTGTGGAGATCTTCGAGCTCCGTCTGCCCACCGGCGCCAACGTCACGCTGATCCTGCGCGACGGCGAGGCGATCGTGCCCGACAGCCGCACCGCGCTGCGGCACGGCGACGACCTGATCATCGTCACCCCCGCCGGGGTGCGGGCCGCCACCGAAGACCGGCTCAAGGCCGTCAGCGCGGGCGGCAAGCTCTCCGGCTGGCACGACAAGGAGAAGCGCACCCTGGTGGCGGGAAGCCCGGTCACGACCGGCCCCCGCCCCGGCTTCCCGCCCGACGCGCCCGGCGTCAGTGGCGTGCCCGGGGCCGCGCGAGCACTCGCACGTCGCCTCCGACCCGGCGCACGTCGAGAAGATCCAGACGCCAGACGTCGGTGA
- the ribD gene encoding bifunctional diaminohydroxyphosphoribosylaminopyrimidine deaminase/5-amino-6-(5-phosphoribosylamino)uracil reductase RibD has product MASDAEIRAMRRAIEVAARGLPTALPNPVVGCVLLDEAGTVVAEGWHERAGGPHAEVAALNAAGGRARGTTAVVTLEPCDHTGRTGPCSEALIAAGVSRVVIAVPDPTDTAGGGAQRLREAGIEVEIGVLEDEAVQGLEPGEGNEVWLTAVRNRRPFVTWKFAATLDGRVAAQDGTSQWITSVEARGDVHRLRAQVDTMLVGVGTVLADDPMLTVRDADGNPAGRQPLRVVADTHGRTPKDARIRGDDAPTWIATGAEVGLTADGTLDLPALMTQLYARDRRHVLLEGGPRFAGAMVEAGLVDRVIAYLAPALLGAGPNALLDAGITTITDVWRLDLLDVRRVGGDVRVLARPRARH; this is encoded by the coding sequence ATGGCGAGCGACGCCGAGATCCGAGCGATGCGCCGGGCGATCGAAGTGGCGGCCCGGGGGCTGCCGACGGCCCTGCCCAATCCGGTCGTGGGGTGCGTGCTCCTCGATGAGGCGGGCACCGTGGTCGCCGAGGGCTGGCACGAACGGGCCGGGGGACCGCACGCCGAGGTCGCCGCCCTGAACGCGGCCGGCGGGCGGGCCCGGGGCACCACCGCCGTGGTCACGCTCGAGCCCTGCGACCACACCGGGCGCACCGGGCCGTGCTCCGAGGCCCTGATCGCGGCGGGCGTCAGCCGGGTCGTGATCGCGGTGCCCGACCCGACGGACACGGCCGGGGGAGGGGCCCAGAGACTGCGGGAAGCCGGCATCGAGGTCGAGATCGGCGTGCTCGAGGACGAGGCCGTGCAGGGTCTGGAACCGGGCGAGGGCAACGAGGTCTGGCTGACCGCGGTGCGCAACCGGCGTCCGTTCGTCACCTGGAAGTTCGCGGCCACGCTGGACGGGCGGGTCGCCGCCCAGGACGGCACCAGCCAGTGGATCACCAGCGTCGAGGCCCGCGGCGACGTGCACCGGCTGCGCGCCCAGGTCGACACCATGCTGGTCGGCGTGGGCACGGTGCTCGCCGACGACCCGATGCTCACGGTGCGGGACGCCGACGGCAATCCGGCCGGCCGTCAGCCCCTGCGCGTGGTCGCCGACACTCACGGCCGCACCCCGAAAGACGCGCGGATCCGGGGGGACGACGCTCCCACCTGGATCGCGACCGGCGCCGAGGTGGGGCTCACGGCGGACGGCACACTCGACCTGCCCGCCCTGATGACGCAGCTGTACGCCCGCGACCGGCGGCACGTGCTGCTGGAGGGCGGGCCGCGGTTCGCCGGGGCGATGGTCGAGGCGGGCCTGGTCGACCGGGTGATCGCCTACCTGGCGCCCGCCCTGCTCGGCGCCGGGCCCAACGCCCTGCTCGACGCCGGCATCACCACCATCACCGACGTCTGGCGTCTGGATCTTCTCGACGTGCGCCGGGTCGGAGGCGACGTGCGAGTGCTCGCGCGGCCCCGGGCACGCCACTGA